In a single window of the Roseofilum reptotaenium CS-1145 genome:
- a CDS encoding succinate dehydrogenase/fumarate reductase flavoprotein subunit — MLEHDVIIVGGGLAGCRAAVEIARTDPSLNVAVVAKTHPIRSHSVAAQGGIAATLKNVDSEDSWEAHAFDTVKGSDYLADQDAVEILAKEAPDVVIDLEHLGVLFSRLPDGRIAQRAFGGHSYRRTCYAADKTGHAILHELVNNLRRYGVKVYQEWYVMRLILEEGEAKGLVMYHIMDGRLKVVRAKAVMLATGGYGRVFNTTSNDFASTGDGLAMVAQAGLPLQDMEFVQFHPTGLYPVGVLISEAVRGEGAYLRNSEGNRFMEQYAPSKMELAPRDITSRAITLEIRAGRGIHTDGSAGGPFVHLDLRHMGREKIMSRIPFCWEEAHRLVGVDAVEEPMPVRPTAHYSMGGIPVDTDGRVRSGVEGFVEALFAAGESACVSVHGANRLGSNSLLECVVYGKRTGAAIAQYVQSRKLPSLEEGPYLQEAQEQIQALLDQQGEQRINPLCQAFQDAMSQYCGVFRDQESMEKGLEITQELQQQYGTIYLGDRGSLWNTEIIEALELKNIMVVGRMILTSALNRQESRGAHSREDYPQRDDPNFLKHSLAFYSAAGIDIQYRPVTLTQFEPQERKY, encoded by the coding sequence TGTTGGCGGTGGACTGGCCGGATGTCGTGCGGCTGTGGAAATTGCCCGCACCGATCCTAGTCTGAACGTTGCTGTAGTGGCTAAAACTCATCCGATTCGATCGCACTCGGTGGCGGCTCAAGGGGGTATTGCGGCTACGTTGAAGAATGTCGATTCTGAGGATAGTTGGGAAGCTCACGCCTTTGATACAGTGAAAGGCTCCGACTATTTAGCAGATCAGGATGCGGTAGAAATTTTAGCCAAGGAAGCTCCGGATGTGGTGATCGATTTGGAGCATTTGGGGGTTCTATTTTCCCGTCTACCCGATGGTCGCATTGCTCAACGAGCTTTTGGGGGCCATTCCTATCGCCGCACCTGCTACGCTGCCGATAAAACGGGCCATGCGATTCTTCATGAGTTGGTGAATAATCTGCGACGCTACGGGGTAAAAGTCTATCAGGAATGGTATGTGATGCGCTTGATCCTGGAAGAGGGAGAAGCGAAGGGTTTGGTGATGTACCATATCATGGATGGTCGCTTGAAGGTGGTGCGAGCGAAGGCGGTCATGTTAGCGACTGGGGGCTATGGCCGGGTGTTTAATACCACTTCCAATGATTTTGCCTCGACGGGAGATGGGTTAGCAATGGTCGCTCAAGCAGGTCTCCCCCTTCAAGATATGGAGTTTGTACAGTTCCATCCGACGGGATTATATCCAGTTGGGGTGTTGATTTCCGAGGCAGTCCGGGGCGAGGGAGCTTATTTACGCAACAGTGAGGGGAATCGCTTCATGGAACAGTATGCCCCAAGCAAAATGGAGTTAGCTCCCAGGGATATTACGTCTAGAGCTATTACTCTGGAAATCCGCGCCGGTCGTGGCATTCATACCGATGGCAGTGCGGGCGGCCCCTTTGTGCATTTGGATCTGCGCCACATGGGGCGGGAAAAAATTATGAGCCGCATTCCGTTTTGTTGGGAAGAGGCCCATCGCTTGGTGGGTGTGGATGCGGTGGAGGAACCGATGCCAGTGCGTCCCACGGCCCATTATTCTATGGGAGGTATTCCGGTGGATACGGATGGTCGGGTACGCAGTGGGGTAGAGGGATTTGTAGAAGCTTTATTTGCGGCTGGAGAATCCGCTTGTGTGTCAGTGCATGGGGCGAATCGTTTGGGGAGTAATTCCCTGCTCGAATGCGTGGTTTATGGCAAACGGACGGGGGCGGCGATCGCCCAATATGTCCAATCTCGTAAGTTACCCAGTTTAGAGGAAGGGCCTTATCTGCAAGAGGCACAGGAGCAAATTCAAGCGTTATTAGACCAACAGGGAGAACAGCGTATTAATCCCTTGTGCCAAGCATTTCAAGATGCCATGAGCCAATATTGTGGCGTGTTCCGCGACCAGGAATCGATGGAGAAGGGGTTAGAGATTACACAAGAGTTGCAACAGCAATATGGCACGATTTATCTTGGCGATCGCGGGTCTTTGTGGAATACGGAGATTATCGAGGCCCTTGAGCTGAAAAATATTATGGTGGTTGGCCGCATGATCCTCACCTCTGCTCTCAACCGTCAGGAGAGTCGGGGGGCCCATTCCCGCGAAGATTATCCCCAACGGGACGATCCGAACTTCCTCAAGCATTCTTTGGCGTTTTATTCGGCCGCAGGCATTGATATTCAATATCGTCCGGTGACGCTGACCCAGTTTGAACCGCAGGAGAGGAAGTAT